A portion of the Catalinimonas alkaloidigena genome contains these proteins:
- the sufD gene encoding Fe-S cluster assembly protein SufD encodes MATVTDQQDLKALCLEHFAQVEEKNSPQSQSALQQQRRAAMEAFQALDFPTTKHEEWKYTNVAPLLKTPYDLKQNEAVSSMLGEERQQLFDIPEANVLVFVNGNYEAHLSRILSPVHELTLLNLASAEEKNEPALYEHFGKLADAEHNAFTALNTGFSQQGAYFYVPKGQEVERPIIIHYVSDAKRGPVLSNPRNLFVVGANSRVQVIENFVTLGDQPAFDNAVTEIYVSEGAFVDYYKLQNCAPAASHVGTTQVHQERNSHFDSFMITLQGQLIRNDLNIVLDGEGCEGHMYGLYLQKGKTHVDNHTLVDHRKPNSFSNELYKGILDDRATGVFNGKIYVRQDAQKTNAFQSNRNILLSEEATINTKPQLEIWADDVKCSHGATTGQLDEEALFYLRARGLGEGQAKAMLMHAFASDVVDKVRIEPLRNYLEQLITERLEGSASQD; translated from the coding sequence ATGGCAACTGTAACGGATCAACAAGATTTAAAAGCGCTCTGTCTGGAGCATTTTGCTCAGGTGGAGGAGAAAAATTCGCCCCAGAGCCAATCAGCCCTTCAGCAGCAACGGCGGGCCGCGATGGAGGCCTTCCAGGCGCTCGACTTTCCTACGACGAAACACGAAGAGTGGAAATATACCAACGTTGCGCCGCTGCTCAAGACACCCTACGACCTGAAACAGAACGAAGCGGTGTCGAGCATGCTTGGCGAAGAGCGTCAGCAGCTGTTCGACATTCCTGAAGCGAATGTCCTGGTGTTTGTCAACGGGAACTACGAGGCGCATCTTTCGCGCATCCTCTCCCCCGTTCATGAACTGACGCTGCTGAACCTGGCTTCGGCCGAAGAGAAAAACGAGCCGGCGCTGTACGAGCACTTTGGCAAGTTGGCGGACGCCGAACACAACGCCTTCACGGCCTTGAACACCGGCTTCTCTCAACAGGGGGCTTATTTCTACGTGCCGAAAGGCCAGGAGGTGGAACGACCCATCATCATTCACTACGTTTCCGACGCCAAGCGTGGCCCGGTGCTGTCGAACCCGCGCAATTTGTTCGTGGTGGGGGCCAACAGTCGCGTGCAGGTCATCGAGAATTTCGTAACGCTCGGCGACCAGCCGGCCTTCGACAATGCCGTGACCGAGATTTACGTGAGTGAGGGCGCCTTTGTCGATTACTACAAGCTGCAGAATTGCGCCCCCGCGGCCAGCCACGTCGGCACCACGCAGGTGCATCAGGAACGGAACAGCCACTTCGACAGTTTTATGATTACGCTGCAAGGGCAACTGATCCGCAATGACCTGAACATTGTGCTGGACGGCGAAGGCTGCGAAGGCCACATGTACGGGCTCTACCTGCAGAAGGGCAAAACGCACGTCGACAACCACACGCTGGTCGATCACCGCAAACCCAACTCGTTCAGCAACGAATTGTACAAGGGCATTCTGGACGACCGTGCGACGGGAGTTTTCAACGGAAAGATTTACGTACGGCAGGACGCGCAGAAAACCAACGCGTTCCAGTCGAACCGCAACATTCTGCTTTCCGAAGAGGCGACCATCAACACCAAGCCGCAGCTGGAAATCTGGGCCGACGATGTGAAGTGCTCGCACGGCGCAACGACGGGTCAACTCGACGAAGAGGCGCTGTTTTACCTGCGCGCACGGGGGCTGGGCGAAGGCCAGGCCAAGGCGATGCTAATGCATGCGTTTGCCAGCGACGTGGTCGACAAAGTGCGAATCGAGCCGCTGCGCAACTATTTGGAACAATTGATCACCGAACGTCTGGAGGGCTCTGCTTCTCAGGACTAA